A window of Spirochaetota bacterium genomic DNA:
GATATAACCTATTCTAGTATTTGTAACATCGCAATCTACATGTATTAAACCATATAAGTATATCTAAAATAGCATAACTCCCGATGTTGCCAAGATAATCCAGTTAATAGTATATACACTAATTATCTCTGACCAATTTATGATTGACATTAATAAATATTCAGGTCATAATTAGAGTAGATAAAAGCAATCATTTTCACCTTCTTGTAATTGGAAGCAGATTTTTTCTTAATATGTTGCTTATATTCACCTTAAGTTTATATATAATGATATAGGAGTATATGAACGAAATAGAAAAAACGAAGGAAATCATTGGGATTTCAAGACTCGATAATCAGACCAGGAAAGCACTATACAATAAATTCATTGATGCTGGTGGAAAGGTTATTAACCATAAACAGCGATCTAATTTCTCAGAGTTTAATCGGAAAAAGCAGAGTAAAAATAGATATGAACTAGTAGATAATGCCGGTAATCCCAAAAAACGTAAGACCTCAAAGAGTATTGTAAATATCCCGTCCCAACAAGAAATTCAAAAAAAGGCCTTAAAGAAACGAAAAGCAGGCCCCTTGAGGCGTTTTTTTGAACGATATTACATCAGATTTCGATTGTATTTTATGGGTGTTACGGATTTTGAAGGCTGCTACCTCACACCTGAATTTTTCAAAAAGTTTGATATGGAATACAAGACTGCCCTAATCTATATGCAGATGGTATATATTGACATATTTAAACAGAACATGAGAACAGGCAAGAGGATAACCGACCAACTCGATAATGCAAAACCGATCTATTTCGAACTAATCGAGATGATTTCAGAGCTATTTGACAGAAATGAAGCAAATTGGATATTGGAACACTATACAAATTTTTCAGATATTCCTATAAAATGCGATGAGATAAAAGAACCATTGATGTCCATATTTTCTAAATTATACCCATTGCTTCAATATAAGGAATTACTCTTTCACGCATATAAACGAGCAATTGATCATCAAATGAGATTAGAAAAAAAACAAGCGCCATATTATACTGCTCAAAAAAAGAAGATTAAGAACAACCTTCATATTATCTTCAACAGACTATTCCCGAAACTATACTGGTTATTCTGCCTCTATGAGGTAAGGATTATACCCCTAATGACCAGAGAAATCGAAGAAGCTATTCTTATATCCAATGATAATAAGCCCGGTAAAAGGCGAAAGGTTGCTACTATACAGAAAATCGAACTTCCCTTTCTTGAAAACCCACAAGAGGATGTGATGGAGGAGGAAAATATATCAATACCCAATGATATACAAAAGGGTATTGAAATGATGTATAAACTCGATCTGAAAAAATTAAGAAAGCGTTATGACCAAAACAATATCTTCGAATATGTAAATTGGAATGATAAGATATTAACGACATTCCTCCTTTTTAGAGAATTTGATGAGGAATATTCATTTATTCTCACAACAAACAAAATAAAATATAATAAAATTTCCACTTCTTCCGGTAAACTCGATTATAAAACAAGACTCTCTGACCTATATATTGAGCTTAGGAAATGTATTGATAGCCTCAATGAGTATGCTTATACTTTCTCTACAATTGAAAAGGCAAGTCGAGAAAAACCAATCAGCAATCAACAATACATTGAATATTCTAACCGATTGACCGCATTGGACAAGGAGAAGAGCAACACCGGAAGAGACGCAAGAATGGTTGTTAAAAGATTTCTGGAAAAGCTGTGCGATGAATTAAAGGCTCTCATAAATGACATCCAGAATGCTCAAAGGATAATAATCAATCCTCAAGATAGGATCGATTTTGAGACAAACATTGAGGGTGATAAAAAATTAAATAAAAAAACTGTACATCAGGCCATCACCATAACCTATTTATTTGCATCCGCTTTACTATACAGGCTGGATCCAGAGGGTGATCTGTCCGGTGGGCTTGAATTTCAAGAAGGGGAAAAAACCATTTTTAACTCCAATACTTCTATCAAGGATGAAGCAACATTGGATGATAGAAGACAAAAGATTGGAAGCTTATCAAAGAAATCCATTCTAAATGAATTAGAGGACTTCATTTAATCTTTTCAACCGCATCTGCATAATCCTATGCTTTAATATATCCTCCCTAGAGGTACTCAATAAATTATCCCTATAGGGTGTTGATCGTATATGATTGCATAATGTCTGTATTTCGGTGTCGCTTAAATATGGAATATTGCCGAGCCTAGTTGCCAGTGTTCCTTCCCTTTTCCCACCAATAGAAGGGCCCCTGCCAATCCTGAAGCCCACATCCAAAAGCGACTTCCTAATATGCAAAGCAGAGGAATATGTAGTTAAAATACCATGTTCAGAGATTAATCGCTTAATCTCCCTAAAAAAATCTACAGACCAGAGTTCCGGATTTTTTGATGGTGAATATGGATCATGAAATACAGCATCAAACCTCATACCCCTGAGTTTCTTGATTGAGTCCCTTGCGTCTCCATAAATTAACCTATGAATATACCTTTGAGTGGAATATTCCCCCTTTTCAAAGGCACTCTTAATATTGTCATAGATAAAATCCCTCTCATCACCAAAACGAATCTCCTTTAATAGATGTAAATATGAAAGATCACTCTCAAGGGATATGATTCGTAATATCTGGTTGCTAGTTTTTTGAAGGAATTCTGTTAGCAGAGCCAACACATTACATCCAATGCCAAAACCTATATCAAGCACCCATAACTCATCATGACAGCATTCAAGTATTCTTGAAGCATATACATGCTTATACAAGGCCTCCTCATAGGCTCCGGAGGTGGAATGCATAACCTCATTATAATCATGAGAAAATAATGAGTAACTCTGATCATCTGTATGAACAATCGAATATTTTGATTCCAATCCCTTTTCCCAGTTGACAC
This region includes:
- a CDS encoding MnmC family methyltransferase, with the protein product MESKYSIVHTDDQSYSLFSHDYNEVMHSTSGAYEEALYKHVYASRILECCHDELWVLDIGFGIGCNVLALLTEFLQKTSNQILRIISLESDLSYLHLLKEIRFGDERDFIYDNIKSAFEKGEYSTQRYIHRLIYGDARDSIKKLRGMRFDAVFHDPYSPSKNPELWSVDFFREIKRLISEHGILTTYSSALHIRKSLLDVGFRIGRGPSIGGKREGTLATRLGNIPYLSDTEIQTLCNHIRSTPYRDNLLSTSREDILKHRIMQMRLKRLNEVL